A window of the Streptomyces finlayi genome harbors these coding sequences:
- a CDS encoding helix-turn-helix domain-containing protein: MHRLARVGGTPELLRWLAQRSEGWAGLLDSEGTVLHAAAPASGVLPEVLQEAAALAAEGVVVLKGRGVSAYSFDKDAYTGLLFPLDGPAGTPVPVLAVLAPRPLPAGLSTLLADVMMPLTLCWESESVERKRRRVDLAESRGREAVLHLLMTGQLSIAHQVAGALRPRLPDPVQVCVVECSGGSRDEVARICTDVSGGRSWIVRCPVYARHLILVMPAGATADCAPLDLAISGLVDDCVVGISEEIPLSDTATGYRQAFHALAVARGLPGRHARFGLSPEPAIVVGGAGAQWADTLLGPLLAYRPRRSQDPGSQELAATLGSWLAFASGATQHLKIHRNTLTARLRMIGELLGLDLERLADQAALDLALRVRATPALPRTTPTPPGTPASAPDLDGLLAGPALQAWAAEQVWALAPAGDTAEATLRTWLACEGRLGPTAEELGISVPGARKRLTRLEAVLQRSLLRTPSARYDLWLAFRAADLATS, encoded by the coding sequence ATGCACCGCCTTGCCCGTGTCGGCGGGACGCCGGAGCTGCTGCGCTGGCTCGCCCAGCGCTCCGAAGGCTGGGCCGGTCTGCTGGATTCCGAGGGCACGGTCCTCCACGCGGCCGCCCCGGCCTCGGGGGTACTCCCCGAGGTGCTCCAGGAAGCCGCCGCCCTGGCGGCCGAGGGCGTCGTCGTGCTGAAGGGCCGGGGCGTCAGCGCGTACTCCTTCGACAAGGACGCGTACACCGGGCTGCTGTTCCCCCTGGACGGCCCGGCCGGCACTCCCGTCCCGGTCCTCGCCGTCCTTGCCCCCCGCCCTCTGCCCGCCGGGCTGTCCACGCTCCTGGCCGACGTGATGATGCCCCTGACGCTGTGCTGGGAGTCGGAGAGCGTCGAACGCAAGCGCCGCCGCGTCGACCTCGCGGAGTCCCGGGGCCGGGAAGCGGTCCTGCACCTGCTGATGACCGGCCAGTTGTCCATCGCCCACCAGGTGGCGGGCGCGCTTCGGCCGAGGCTCCCCGATCCGGTGCAGGTGTGCGTCGTCGAGTGTTCGGGCGGGAGCCGCGACGAGGTGGCGCGGATCTGTACGGACGTCTCGGGCGGCAGGTCGTGGATCGTGCGGTGCCCGGTCTACGCACGCCATCTGATCCTGGTGATGCCGGCGGGGGCGACGGCGGACTGCGCGCCCCTGGACCTGGCGATCTCCGGCCTCGTGGACGACTGCGTCGTGGGTATCAGCGAGGAGATCCCGCTCTCCGACACCGCGACCGGCTACCGGCAGGCGTTCCACGCCCTCGCCGTGGCCCGTGGACTCCCCGGCAGGCATGCGCGGTTCGGCCTGTCGCCGGAACCCGCGATCGTCGTCGGCGGCGCGGGCGCGCAGTGGGCCGACACCCTGCTCGGCCCCCTGCTGGCGTACCGGCCGAGGCGCTCCCAGGACCCCGGGAGCCAGGAACTGGCCGCGACCCTCGGCTCCTGGCTGGCCTTCGCGTCCGGGGCCACCCAGCACCTCAAGATCCACCGCAACACGCTGACCGCCCGCCTCCGGATGATCGGCGAACTGCTCGGCCTGGACCTCGAACGTCTCGCCGACCAGGCCGCGCTCGACCTCGCCCTGCGCGTACGGGCGACCCCCGCCCTCCCCCGAACCACACCCACGCCCCCCGGCACGCCCGCGTCCGCCCCCGACCTGGACGGGCTGCTGGCCGGTCCCGCGCTCCAGGCCTGGGCGGCCGAGCAGGTATGGGCGCTGGCCCCGGCCGGTGACACGGCAGAGGCGACCCTGCGCACCTGGCTCGCGTGCGAGGGCCGCCTCGGTCCTACGGCGGAGGAGCTCGGGATCTCCGTGCCGGGCGCCCGCAAGCGGCTCACCCGGCTCGAAGCCGTACTCCAGCGTTCACTGCTCCGGACCCCGAGCGCCCGCTACGACCTGTGGCTGGCGTTCCGGGCGGCGGACCTGGCTACGTCGTGA
- a CDS encoding DUF397 domain-containing protein — protein sequence MSNTLRWFKSSYSSDSGGNCIKVALDWHKSSYSDSGGGNCIEVAACPHAVHVRDSKVPEGPAFEVAPGAWTTFLTWAG from the coding sequence ATGAGCAACACCCTGCGCTGGTTCAAGTCCAGCTACAGCAGCGACAGCGGCGGGAACTGCATCAAGGTCGCCCTCGACTGGCACAAGTCCTCGTACAGCGACAGCGGCGGCGGGAACTGCATCGAGGTGGCCGCCTGCCCCCACGCCGTCCACGTCCGGGATTCCAAGGTCCCCGAAGGCCCCGCCTTCGAGGTCGCCCCCGGCGCTTGGACGACGTTCCTCACCTGGGCGGGCTGA
- a CDS encoding helix-turn-helix domain-containing protein: MARAENKETASPTAQMVAEMARAMRIKRQWTQEELGAEIGYSAAAVSAMETNAQPASDAMLVALHRVFDESADFFETARRYVRMEKYPQQFQNYALLEEDAVGLMLYTSLVVHGLFQTENYARALIGGGYPPLPEQRVAELVEARMARKALFDREPVALIELIVEEAVLTRDIGGKEVMREQMRYLAECARRRNVTLQVLPLDCGLSGEHAGDRGDMNLVENPNHDRLLFLEVQDEGLLISDPAAVSTRAQRYAKIRAQALGPRESLGLIERLAGDRE; encoded by the coding sequence ATGGCGCGAGCGGAAAACAAGGAAACGGCGAGTCCGACGGCACAGATGGTGGCCGAAATGGCACGCGCGATGCGCATCAAACGACAGTGGACCCAGGAGGAGCTGGGTGCCGAGATCGGCTATTCGGCAGCCGCCGTGAGCGCGATGGAGACCAACGCCCAGCCTGCGAGTGACGCGATGCTGGTCGCGCTGCACCGGGTGTTCGACGAGAGCGCGGACTTCTTCGAGACGGCGCGGCGGTATGTGCGCATGGAGAAGTACCCGCAGCAGTTCCAGAATTACGCGCTCCTGGAGGAGGACGCGGTGGGGCTGATGTTGTACACGTCCCTCGTCGTCCATGGTCTGTTCCAGACGGAGAACTACGCGCGCGCCCTGATCGGAGGCGGCTATCCACCGCTACCCGAGCAGCGGGTGGCGGAGCTGGTCGAAGCGCGGATGGCACGCAAGGCCCTGTTCGACAGGGAGCCTGTGGCCCTGATCGAGCTCATCGTGGAGGAGGCGGTACTGACGCGTGACATCGGCGGCAAGGAGGTGATGCGGGAGCAGATGCGGTACTTGGCGGAGTGCGCCCGGCGCCGCAACGTCACGCTCCAGGTCCTGCCGCTGGACTGCGGACTGAGCGGCGAGCACGCCGGAGATCGCGGAGACATGAACCTGGTGGAGAATCCGAACCATGATCGTCTCCTGTTCCTTGAAGTTCAGGACGAGGGCTTGCTGATCAGTGATCCGGCGGCGGTGAGTACACGAGCCCAGCGATATGCGAAGATCCGAGCACAGGCCCTGGGTCCTCGTGAATCGCTGGGCCTCATCGAGCGGTTGGCAGGAGATCGGGAATGA
- a CDS encoding MarR family winged helix-turn-helix transcriptional regulator, translated as MTGSDDQERLSRTALGVFRLNGQLLAVSEELARPAGLTAAWWQVLGAVVREPMPVSGIARAMGSTRQSVQRIADLLAGKGLAEYAPNPAHRRAKLLRPTEEGHAAMDRIGPGHAAFAARLAEELGPEGFAETVRVLERLSEAVGAVGGTAAGGDGIGPRP; from the coding sequence ATGACCGGCTCCGACGACCAGGAACGGCTGAGCAGGACGGCGCTCGGGGTGTTCCGGCTGAACGGCCAGCTCCTCGCCGTATCGGAGGAACTGGCCCGGCCGGCCGGGCTCACGGCGGCCTGGTGGCAGGTGCTGGGGGCCGTGGTGCGTGAGCCCATGCCGGTGTCCGGGATCGCACGGGCGATGGGGTCGACCCGGCAGAGTGTGCAGCGGATCGCGGATCTGCTGGCGGGAAAAGGGCTGGCGGAGTACGCACCGAACCCGGCCCACCGCCGGGCGAAGCTCCTCCGTCCGACGGAGGAGGGGCATGCGGCGATGGACCGGATCGGCCCCGGCCACGCGGCGTTCGCGGCGCGGCTCGCGGAGGAGCTGGGGCCGGAGGGGTTCGCGGAAACGGTGCGAGTGCTGGAGCGGCTGTCCGAGGCGGTGGGCGCGGTGGGCGGCACAGCCGCCGGGGGAGACGGAATCGGCCCCCGCCCATGA
- a CDS encoding type 1 glutamine amidotransferase family protein — MTSKTVHLAVYDTFADWETGYTTAHLTQNGYTVRTVGLTTQPVTTMGGVRIQPDLALDELRPEDSALLVLTGAGLWDTGDELAPFARTARAFLDTEVPVAAICGATAGLAREGLLDDRAHTSAVSYYLEGTGYAGGARYVEADAVTDGGLVTAGPTEPVALAREVFGLLGVYDAKKLDAWYRLFHDSDASAYEVLAG; from the coding sequence ATGACCAGCAAGACCGTTCATCTCGCCGTCTACGACACCTTCGCCGACTGGGAGACCGGGTACACGACGGCTCATCTCACGCAGAACGGCTACACCGTGCGGACGGTCGGTCTCACGACACAACCGGTCACCACCATGGGCGGGGTACGTATCCAGCCCGATCTGGCGCTGGACGAGCTGCGGCCCGAGGACAGCGCACTGCTCGTCCTGACCGGGGCGGGCCTCTGGGACACCGGTGACGAGCTGGCCCCCTTCGCCCGCACCGCCCGCGCCTTCCTCGACACGGAGGTGCCGGTCGCGGCCATCTGCGGGGCGACCGCAGGGCTCGCACGCGAGGGCCTCCTCGACGACCGGGCCCACACGAGCGCGGTCTCCTACTACCTGGAGGGGACGGGGTACGCGGGCGGCGCGCGGTACGTGGAGGCGGACGCGGTGACGGACGGCGGCCTCGTCACGGCCGGGCCGACGGAGCCGGTGGCGCTCGCGCGCGAGGTGTTCGGGCTGCTGGGGGTGTACGACGCGAAGAAGCTGGACGCCTGGTACCGGCTGTTCCACGACTCGGACGCGAGCGCGTACGAGGTGCTGGCGGGATGA
- a CDS encoding aspartate aminotransferase family protein gives MTPHAPYVDSAAGAAVKAADRAHVFHSWSAQGLIDPLAVAGAEGAYFWDYDGNRYLDFTSGLVYTNIGYQHPTVVAAIQEQAGKLATFAPAFAIEARSEAARLIAERTPGDLDKIFFTNGGAEAVENAVRMARLHTGRTKVLSAYRSYHGATSTAINLTGDPRRWPSDNGSAGVVRFWAPFLYRSPFYAETEAEECARALQHLEDTLAFEGPSTIAAIILETIPGTAGIMTPPPGYLAGVRALCDRYGIVFVLDEVMAGFGRTGKWFAADHYDITPDLMTFAKGVNSGYVPLGGVAINAEIAATFETRPYPGGLTYSGHPLACAAAVATIKVMEDERVIENAAHIGEHVLGPGLRELAERHPSVGEVRGLGAFWALELVRDKETREPLVPYNASGADNAPMAAFGAAAKKNGLWPFINMNRTHAVPACNVTEAEAKEGLAALDVALSVADEHTA, from the coding sequence ATGACCCCTCATGCCCCGTATGTCGACTCCGCAGCCGGAGCGGCCGTGAAGGCCGCCGACCGCGCGCACGTGTTCCACTCCTGGTCCGCCCAGGGCCTGATCGACCCGCTCGCCGTCGCCGGCGCCGAGGGGGCGTATTTCTGGGACTACGACGGCAACCGCTACCTCGACTTCACCAGCGGCCTCGTCTACACCAACATCGGCTACCAGCACCCGACCGTCGTCGCCGCGATCCAGGAGCAGGCGGGCAAGCTCGCCACCTTCGCGCCCGCCTTCGCGATCGAGGCGCGCTCCGAGGCCGCACGCCTCATCGCCGAGCGCACCCCGGGCGACCTGGACAAGATCTTCTTCACCAACGGCGGTGCCGAGGCCGTCGAGAACGCCGTCCGTATGGCCCGGCTGCACACCGGTCGTACGAAGGTGCTCTCCGCCTACCGCTCGTACCACGGTGCCACCTCCACCGCGATCAACCTCACCGGTGACCCGCGCCGCTGGCCGTCCGACAACGGCTCGGCGGGCGTCGTCCGTTTCTGGGCGCCGTTCCTGTACCGCTCGCCCTTCTACGCCGAGACCGAGGCCGAGGAGTGCGCGCGGGCGCTCCAGCACCTGGAGGACACGCTCGCCTTCGAGGGGCCGTCCACCATCGCGGCGATCATCCTGGAGACGATCCCCGGCACGGCGGGCATCATGACGCCGCCGCCCGGCTATCTCGCGGGCGTCCGCGCGCTCTGCGACCGGTACGGGATCGTGTTCGTCCTCGACGAAGTCATGGCCGGCTTCGGCCGTACGGGCAAGTGGTTCGCGGCCGACCACTACGACATCACGCCCGACCTGATGACCTTCGCGAAGGGCGTCAACTCCGGTTACGTACCGCTCGGCGGGGTCGCGATCAACGCGGAGATCGCCGCGACCTTCGAGACCCGCCCCTACCCGGGCGGACTCACGTACTCCGGTCACCCACTGGCCTGCGCGGCGGCCGTCGCCACGATCAAGGTGATGGAGGACGAGAGGGTCATCGAGAACGCCGCCCACATCGGCGAGCACGTTCTCGGCCCCGGTCTGCGCGAGCTGGCCGAGCGGCACCCGTCGGTCGGTGAGGTCCGCGGCCTCGGCGCGTTCTGGGCGCTGGAGCTGGTCCGCGACAAGGAGACCCGCGAACCGCTGGTGCCGTACAACGCGTCTGGCGCGGACAACGCTCCGATGGCGGCCTTCGGCGCGGCGGCGAAGAAGAACGGCCTGTGGCCGTTCATCAACATGAACCGCACCCACGCCGTGCCCGCCTGCAACGTCACCGAGGCGGAGGCGAAGGAGGGGCTGGCGGCCCTGGACGTGGCGCTCTCGGTCGCCGACGAGCACACCGCGTAA
- a CDS encoding GntR family transcriptional regulator: MGASGGVTRNTLRQQIADALRDEVLSGRLQPGREFTVKQMAEQYGVSATPVREALFDLSAQGLLESDQHRGFHVREFSVADYRSMVEARALVIDGVFRGVFQGEQPARARLGPYRDALVSVRRRAEEASRAARCGDLDILIGYDLRFWRELGAIVDNTYITDFLHRLRVQAWVFAVPYLRGDADVLDWLWNGHQELVEAIIEVDEDAVRAVLDAYKEHGLKWADRLAAGNPAHPGRGTGAAGPAE, translated from the coding sequence ATGGGGGCGAGCGGAGGCGTGACCCGCAATACGCTGCGGCAGCAGATCGCGGACGCACTGCGTGACGAGGTGCTGTCCGGGCGTCTGCAGCCGGGCAGGGAATTCACCGTCAAGCAGATGGCGGAGCAGTACGGGGTCTCGGCGACCCCGGTACGCGAGGCGCTGTTCGACCTCTCCGCGCAGGGCCTGCTCGAATCGGACCAGCACCGCGGCTTCCATGTGCGCGAATTCAGCGTGGCCGACTACCGGTCGATGGTGGAGGCCCGCGCGCTCGTGATCGACGGGGTGTTCCGCGGGGTCTTCCAGGGCGAGCAGCCGGCCCGCGCCCGCCTCGGCCCCTACCGGGACGCGCTCGTCTCCGTGCGCCGCCGCGCGGAGGAGGCGTCCCGGGCGGCCCGCTGTGGGGACCTCGACATCCTGATCGGTTATGACCTGCGCTTCTGGCGTGAGCTCGGCGCGATCGTCGACAACACGTACATCACTGATTTCCTGCACCGACTGCGCGTCCAGGCGTGGGTGTTCGCCGTGCCGTACCTGCGCGGGGACGCCGACGTACTGGACTGGCTGTGGAACGGCCATCAGGAGCTGGTCGAGGCGATCATCGAGGTGGACGAGGACGCGGTGCGCGCGGTGCTCGACGCGTACAAGGAGCACGGCCTGAAGTGGGCCGACCGGCTCGCGGCCGGGAACCCGGCGCACCCGGGTCGCGGCACGGGGGCGGCCGGACCGGCCGAATAG
- a CDS encoding SLATT domain-containing protein, with amino-acid sequence MSQPEMQPEGPPRKESGEGTGGETGTEHSGPTGPSGPARGVRAPTDLTSRAFPLGDWGEPAERLDELYRWVEGGALRTADWYLQDRLRKRRAARALRLGTAAGAVSGAALPLLDLTGALDGAAGWGYLSLLLGAACMACDRYFGLTSGWIRNLATAQAVQRRLQVLQFDWASECVREVLGPAEGTASEAAERCLGVLRRFSEDVTELVRSETADWMVEFRAGPAPMGMQSMVSGGGSGRAEPGGAVGRFAMPTVGRPNMPRQRPPE; translated from the coding sequence GTGAGTCAGCCGGAGATGCAGCCCGAAGGGCCGCCCCGCAAGGAGTCCGGCGAGGGAACCGGTGGAGAAACCGGAACTGAGCACTCCGGTCCAACCGGGCCCTCTGGTCCGGCCCGGGGGGTGCGTGCGCCAACCGACCTCACGAGCCGCGCCTTCCCGCTCGGGGACTGGGGAGAGCCGGCCGAGCGTCTCGACGAGCTCTACCGCTGGGTCGAGGGCGGTGCCCTGCGCACGGCGGACTGGTATCTGCAGGACCGCCTCCGGAAACGGCGGGCGGCACGGGCGCTGCGACTGGGCACGGCGGCCGGGGCCGTGTCGGGCGCGGCGCTGCCGCTGCTCGACCTGACGGGCGCGCTGGACGGGGCGGCGGGCTGGGGCTATCTGTCGCTGCTGCTCGGGGCGGCGTGCATGGCGTGCGACCGGTACTTCGGGCTGACGTCGGGATGGATAAGGAACCTCGCGACGGCGCAGGCGGTGCAGCGGCGGCTCCAGGTGCTCCAGTTCGACTGGGCGTCGGAGTGCGTACGGGAGGTGCTGGGACCGGCCGAGGGCACGGCGAGCGAGGCAGCCGAACGGTGCCTCGGGGTGCTGCGGCGGTTCTCGGAGGACGTCACGGAGCTGGTGCGGTCGGAGACGGCGGACTGGATGGTGGAGTTCCGGGCCGGGCCCGCGCCGATGGGGATGCAGTCGATGGTGTCGGGCGGTGGGAGCGGGCGGGCGGAGCCGGGGGGCGCGGTGGGGCGGTTCGCCATGCCGACTGTGGGACGGCCGAATATGCCTCGGCAGCGGCCGCCGGAGTAG
- a CDS encoding YbaB/EbfC family nucleoid-associated protein, translated as MIPGGGQSNMQQLLQQAQKMQQDLAEAQEELARTEVDGQAGGGLVKATVTGSGELRALVIDPKAVDPEDTETLADLVVAAVQAANENAQALQQQKLGPLAQGLGGGIPGLPF; from the coding sequence GTGATTCCCGGTGGTGGTCAGTCGAATATGCAGCAGCTGCTCCAGCAGGCCCAGAAGATGCAGCAGGACCTCGCAGAGGCCCAGGAGGAACTGGCCAGGACCGAGGTCGACGGACAGGCGGGCGGCGGCCTCGTGAAGGCCACCGTGACCGGTTCCGGCGAGCTCCGCGCCCTGGTGATCGATCCCAAGGCCGTGGATCCGGAGGACACCGAGACGCTCGCCGACCTCGTCGTCGCGGCGGTCCAGGCGGCGAACGAGAACGCGCAGGCGCTCCAGCAGCAGAAGCTGGGCCCGCTCGCGCAGGGTCTGGGCGGCGGCATCCCGGGCCTTCCCTTCTGA
- the recR gene encoding recombination mediator RecR yields the protein MYEGVVQDLIDELGRLPGVGPKSAQRIAFHILQAEPTDVRRLAHTLLEVKDKVRFCSVCGNVAQQEQCNICRDTRRDLTVICVVEEPKDVVAIERTREFRGRYHVLGGAISPIEGVGPDDLRIRELLARLADGSVTELILATDPNLEGEATATYLARMIKPMGLRVTRLASGLPVGGDLEYADEVTLGRAFEGRRLLDV from the coding sequence GTGTACGAAGGCGTTGTTCAGGACCTCATCGACGAATTGGGCAGGCTGCCCGGCGTCGGTCCCAAGAGCGCGCAGCGGATCGCCTTCCACATCCTGCAGGCCGAGCCGACCGACGTACGGCGTCTCGCGCATACGCTCCTGGAGGTCAAGGACAAGGTCCGGTTCTGTTCGGTGTGCGGCAACGTCGCCCAGCAGGAGCAGTGCAACATCTGCCGGGACACCCGCCGCGACCTGACCGTCATCTGCGTGGTCGAGGAGCCGAAGGACGTCGTCGCGATCGAGCGGACCCGGGAGTTCCGGGGCCGTTACCACGTACTCGGCGGCGCGATCAGCCCGATCGAGGGCGTCGGTCCCGACGACCTGCGGATCCGTGAGCTGCTGGCCAGGCTCGCGGACGGCTCCGTCACGGAGCTGATCCTGGCGACGGACCCCAACCTGGAGGGCGAGGCCACCGCGACGTACCTGGCGCGGATGATCAAGCCGATGGGTCTCAGGGTGACCAGGCTGGCCAGCGGCCTGCCCGTGGGCGGCGACCTCGAGTACGCCGACGAGGTCACCCTGGGCCGCGCGTTCGAAGGCAGGCGACTTCTGGATGTATGA
- a CDS encoding DUF5063 domain-containing protein translates to MSDATLNSVTQDPDDFAVQIADQIKTFIVAVTEVSKVEEPEEAVPVLLLQVSQLLLAGGRLGAYEDVLPDERYEPDLGPEPDADGLRERFAALLEPIDVYSEVFDPYEPRKAPVPHRISDDLADLVTDLGHGLAHYEADRTAEALWWWQFSYFSNWGSTASATLRAIQSLVAHIRLNQPLEELDGLDTDQDPGDANLAEEAGRVMFQEIAGPLGIRPVK, encoded by the coding sequence ATGTCTGACGCCACGCTGAACTCCGTCACGCAGGACCCGGACGACTTCGCCGTCCAGATCGCTGACCAGATCAAGACGTTCATCGTCGCGGTCACCGAGGTGTCCAAGGTCGAGGAGCCGGAAGAGGCCGTCCCGGTACTGCTGCTCCAGGTCTCGCAGCTGCTGCTCGCGGGCGGCAGGCTCGGTGCGTACGAGGACGTCCTGCCCGACGAGCGCTACGAGCCGGACCTCGGTCCCGAGCCGGACGCGGACGGCCTGCGGGAACGTTTCGCGGCCCTCCTGGAACCGATCGACGTCTACTCCGAGGTCTTCGACCCGTACGAGCCACGCAAGGCGCCGGTCCCGCACCGCATCTCCGACGACCTGGCCGACCTGGTCACGGACCTCGGCCACGGCCTGGCCCACTACGAGGCGGACCGCACGGCCGAGGCGCTGTGGTGGTGGCAGTTCTCGTACTTCTCCAACTGGGGCTCCACGGCCTCCGCGACCCTGCGCGCCATCCAGTCCCTGGTCGCGCACATCCGCCTGAACCAGCCCCTCGAGGAGCTGGACGGCCTGGACACGGACCAGGACCCGGGCGACGCGAACCTGGCCGAGGAAGCCGGCCGCGTGATGTTCCAGGAGATCGCGGGCCCCTTGGGCATCCGCCCCGTGAAGTAG
- a CDS encoding PPOX class F420-dependent oxidoreductase: protein MPFTWNEAVRKLLDEPLPAVLATVNADGGPQTSVVWITRDHDDILVSTAEGRRKDRNIRRDPRVSLTVYDPRDPLQYVEIRGTATVAPDPGRALAVRIAQEYEGPGAGEEYLALPPEVVRIAIRIVPRHVVGTATA, encoded by the coding sequence ATGCCCTTTACGTGGAACGAAGCCGTTCGAAAGCTCCTGGACGAGCCCCTGCCCGCCGTCCTCGCCACCGTGAACGCCGACGGAGGTCCGCAGACCTCCGTGGTCTGGATCACCCGGGACCACGACGACATCCTCGTCTCCACCGCCGAGGGCCGCCGCAAGGACCGCAACATACGCCGTGATCCTCGCGTCAGCCTGACGGTGTACGACCCCAGGGACCCGCTCCAGTACGTCGAGATCCGCGGCACCGCGACGGTCGCCCCCGACCCCGGCCGCGCCCTGGCCGTCCGCATCGCGCAGGAGTACGAGGGTCCGGGCGCGGGCGAGGAGTACCTGGCGCTCCCGCCGGAGGTGGTCCGCATCGCGATCCGGATCGTGCCACGGCACGTGGTGGGCACGGCCACCGCATGA
- a CDS encoding aspartate kinase → MGLVVQKYGGSSVADAEGIKRVAKRVVDAKKNGNQVVVVVSAMGDTTDELIDLAEQVSPIPAGREFDMLLTAGERIAMALLAMAIKNLGHEAQSFTGSQAGVITDSVHNKARIIDVTPGRIRTALDEGNIAIVAGFQGVSQDKKDITTLGRGGSDTTAVALAAALDAEVCEIYTDVDGVFTADPRVVKKARKIDWISSEDMLELAASGSKVLLHRCVEYARRYNIPIHVRSSFSGLRGTWVSNEPQGDQQVEHAIISGVAHDISEAKVTVVGVPDKPGEAAAIFRTIANAEVNIDMVVQNVSAATTGLTDISFTLPKSEGRKAIDALERQKGSIGFDSLRYDDQIAKISLVGAGMKTNPGVTATFFEALSDAGVNIELISTSEIRISVVTRAEDVIEAVRAVHTAFGLDSDSEEAVVYGGTGR, encoded by the coding sequence GTGGGCCTTGTCGTGCAGAAGTACGGAGGCTCCTCCGTAGCCGATGCCGAGGGCATCAAGCGCGTCGCCAAGCGAGTCGTAGATGCCAAGAAGAACGGCAACCAGGTGGTTGTCGTGGTGTCAGCGATGGGCGACACGACGGACGAGTTGATCGATCTCGCCGAGCAGGTTTCCCCGATCCCTGCCGGGCGTGAGTTCGACATGCTGCTGACCGCGGGAGAGCGGATCGCCATGGCGCTGCTGGCCATGGCGATCAAGAACCTGGGCCACGAGGCCCAGTCCTTCACGGGCAGCCAGGCCGGCGTCATCACCGACTCGGTGCACAACAAGGCGCGGATCATCGACGTCACGCCGGGCCGTATTCGTACCGCGCTCGACGAGGGCAACATCGCGATCGTCGCCGGGTTCCAGGGTGTGTCCCAGGACAAGAAGGACATCACCACTCTGGGCCGGGGCGGGTCCGACACCACCGCTGTCGCGCTCGCGGCGGCGCTGGATGCCGAGGTCTGTGAGATCTACACCGATGTGGACGGTGTCTTCACCGCCGACCCCCGGGTCGTGAAGAAGGCCCGGAAGATCGACTGGATCTCCTCCGAGGACATGCTGGAGCTGGCCGCGTCCGGCTCCAAGGTGCTGCTGCACCGCTGCGTCGAGTACGCACGCCGTTACAACATTCCGATCCACGTCCGCTCGTCCTTCTCGGGACTGCGCGGCACCTGGGTCAGCAACGAGCCGCAAGGGGACCAGCAGGTGGAGCACGCGATCATCTCCGGAGTCGCCCACGACATCTCGGAGGCCAAGGTCACGGTCGTCGGCGTGCCCGACAAGCCGGGCGAGGCCGCCGCGATCTTCCGCACCATCGCGAACGCGGAAGTCAACATCGACATGGTGGTGCAGAACGTCTCCGCCGCGACGACGGGCCTGACGGACATCTCCTTCACCCTCCCGAAGTCCGAGGGCCGCAAGGCCATCGACGCGCTGGAGCGGCAGAAGGGCTCGATCGGCTTCGATTCGCTGCGTTACGACGACCAGATCGCCAAGATCTCCCTGGTCGGCGCGGGTATGAAGACGAACCCGGGCGTCACGGCCACCTTCTTCGAGGCACTGTCCGACGCGGGCGTGAACATCGAGCTGATCTCGACATCCGAGATCCGTATCTCGGTGGTCACCCGCGCCGAAGACGTCATCGAGGCCGTGCGTGCCGTGCACACCGCCTTCGGACTCGACAGCGACTCCGAAGAGGCTGTGGTCTACGGAGGCACCGGACGATGA